The genomic interval CACACAAAAGTATATTTATTGGCATTAGCCTCGATTTTCGTGCCATCTGTGTACACTTCTTCAATACTCAAAAATCCTTCCAGAGCAAGCAGCTCCACCACCTGCTCAAAAACAGCACGCAGTGCATTTTTCAAACGTACGCCCCGGAACCGGTTAATTGTGTTATGATCAGGATAGCTCATCGAGCTCAGGTACATAAAGTAGATGCTCTCCTTGCAAGCTGCTTCTAACTTCCTACTCGAATAAATGTTGCTCACGTAGCCGTAAACCAAGACTTTCAATAGCATCTGGGGATGATAACTGGATGAGCCTGTTGTATGATAAGCAGCATTCAACGGCTCTAAACTGATCCTGTTTACGATATCATTAACCACACGACAAGCATGATCTTTGGGTATCAACTCATCTAAACTTGGGGGTAAGAGCATCAACTGATGTTGATGATAAGGTTTGAAAGTAGGCTGTCGGCGTCCCATTTTTCCTGATTTGCTTATACCTAAAGATAATCAATTTCAGAAAAATAAACAACTCAATAAACATGAAAAAAGACTGCCTTTTTGAGACAGCCTCGACTCAGCAAACAGGCTGGTTTTGAATCTTTACGGTAAGTACCTGAAAGGCAAAAATGATCGTCGCTGGCGGATTGAACACGCACAGATAGTATCACCCGAGGACATTTCAAAGTTTGGAAAATTCAGTGTTATTCCTTCCGTACAACCTACGCACGCTACTTCGGATATGTATTGGGCGGAAGCAAGGCTTGGAAAAGAAAGAGTGAAAACCGCGTATGCCTTTAAGGATTTGCTCAAACAAAATGGGAATATAGCTTTCGGAAGTGATTTTCCTGTGGAGCATTTCAATCCATTATTTGGTTTCAATTCGGCAGTGGCCAGAAAGGATGCAAAAGGATTTCCTCCGGGTGGTTTTCAAATGGAAAACGCAGTGAGCCGGGAAGATGCTTTGCGCGGCATGACGATCTGGGCTGCTTATGCCAATTTTGAAGACAAAAACCGTGGAAGTATTGAGAAGGGTAAATGGGCGGATTTCGTAATTCTTGAAAAAGATATTATGAAAGTGGCTGAGAACGAATTAAGAGATATTAAAACGTTGCGGACGGTCATTGCCGGGGAGACGGTTTTTCGTAGGTAGTAGGTTGCACAGAGAACCACTGAGTAAAAAAAGAGAGCCACAGAGTTTTTATATTCTTTGTGGCTCTCTTTTTATCTCTGTGAATCTCTGTGTAACCTCACCAATACTACATATCCCAAAACTCCCGATAATATTGAACCGCAAAGTATTGAAAACTTGGCTTCTGCCAGAATCAAATGCATGCCCGGAAATGACAACAGAGCAATAAAAACGGACATTGTGAAACCTATACCACCCAGCATCCCAACACCGATGATCTGACTCCATTGTGCACCGGTTGGCTTACTGCAAATTCCTGCTTTTACACTAAGCCAGGAAAGTAAGGAAATCCCCAGAGGCTTACCGATTACAAGTCCAAAGATAATTCCCAATCCCAAAGTCGTAGTGAGCCCTCCAATCATTTCAGGTTCAAAACGAATGTTTGTATTAGCCAGTGCAAATAGTGGCATAATAACAAAATTCACAGGGTTTACCAGAATATGTTCCAGTTTTTCTAATGGAGATTCCTTGGCATCAGGCAAAGTGGGAATAGCAAATGCAGTCAATACACCAGCAATGGTGGCATGCACACCCGAATGATGAATAAAATACCAAATAAATAGACCTGGAATAAGATAAGCCGCCAGATTTTTGACGCCAATTTTATTCATTACAAGCAATGCAGCAAAAATCCCTCCTGCATATATCAAATAAGTATAATGCAAGTTGGAAGAATAAAATATGGCAATGACCAGAATAGCCATCAGATCATCCACAATGGCCAGCGCTGCCAGAAATATCTTTAACGACGCAGGTACCCTTTTCCCCAGCATGGTAATAACAGCAATAGCAAAAGCAATATCCGTTGCCATCGGAATACCCCAGCCAGCAGCAGTTTCGGTATTTCTATTGAGAATGAAGTAAATTGTAGCCGGAGCAATAACTCCTCCCAGTGCAGCAAAAATCGGTAATGAGGCTTTTTTAAAAGACGACAATTCACCTTCAACCAGCTCACGTTTTATTTCCAGCCCAACCATCAGAAAAAAAACAGCCATTAAGCCGTCGTTGATCCACAACAAAACGGGATATCTCAAATGAACGCTTTCTGAATTAAATCCAAGTTCCGTTAATAGTAATTTTTCAAATGCAGAACCCAACGAAGAATTTGCTATGATAAGAGAAACAAATACACATGCAATCAGGATAACTCCTCCTATTGACCCGGATTGTAAAAATTCCTTAAAGGACTTTAAATTAATGCTTCTGACCATATAGGTAAAAGTAAGTAAAAGACAATTGGAAGCATTAAATAATTGGACAATAAAGCATTTGGCAAATTTTCATAACACATGGTGAACGGAATACGAAATATTGCACTTTTTTAATATCCTCCTGTCATCATTTCAAACCTATATACGACAAAACTTCATGATAAATAAAAATTAAAAACACTTTAAACACCTCATCATCAATAAAAACCATTCATATAAACAATCGTTCGTTCATTCACATTTGTTTACATCAGAATGAGAAAAGCAGTTAGATTTGTAACGTCAAATAAGACAAAGACAAGAATCATAAATATATAAAGCCATGAAAAACTCAATCACAACATTCATTTGCGCAATGGCGCTTACTACAACTTTTGCATTTGCTAATACAGAAGATAAAGCAGTTTCAGTAAAAAATTCATTACCCGCATCAGTGCCGGTAATCGAAAGCCCTGCACCACAAAATGTAAAATCCGCAGGCGCTTATAATAAATATACA from Dyadobacter sp. NIV53 carries:
- the nhaA gene encoding Na+/H+ antiporter NhaA; translation: MVRSINLKSFKEFLQSGSIGGVILIACVFVSLIIANSSLGSAFEKLLLTELGFNSESVHLRYPVLLWINDGLMAVFFLMVGLEIKRELVEGELSSFKKASLPIFAALGGVIAPATIYFILNRNTETAAGWGIPMATDIAFAIAVITMLGKRVPASLKIFLAALAIVDDLMAILVIAIFYSSNLHYTYLIYAGGIFAALLVMNKIGVKNLAAYLIPGLFIWYFIHHSGVHATIAGVLTAFAIPTLPDAKESPLEKLEHILVNPVNFVIMPLFALANTNIRFEPEMIGGLTTTLGLGIIFGLVIGKPLGISLLSWLSVKAGICSKPTGAQWSQIIGVGMLGGIGFTMSVFIALLSFPGMHLILAEAKFSILCGSILSGVLGYVVLVRLHRDSQR